The genomic interval CAGGGCGGCACCCGTTCTCCTAATGAAATCGTAGCACTGTTGCACCCTTTTTTCCTCCCCGAGAATGGCTCCTCCCAGGACTCGCCCTTGACCGTCGATGTATTTGGTCGCGGAGTGGAGGACCAAGTGCGCCCCAAATTGAAAGGGCTTTTGCAAATAGGGTGTAGCAAAACAGTTGTCAACGATGAAGGTGATGTTCTTCGCCGCACAGAGATCCCCTAAAAACTGGAGGTCCGCAATCTTCAAGGTGGGATTTGCCGGAGTTTCCACAAAGAGGATCTTGGTGTTTTTTCGGATGGCCGATTCGAATCCTAAATTGCTGTCAACTTCTACGAAGGTGCATTCCACGCCCATCTTAGGCAAGAGAGTTTGTAGGATGTACAGACTGTTTCCAAAGATATTCGAGGCCGCAACGACATGATCTCCGACTTGAAGTAGGGCGGTTAGGGCAGTGTATACCGCGGCCATTCCCGATGCCGTGGCCACCCCATGATTATAGCCTTCCATAAGGGCGAGTTTTTGGATGAACTCCGTGGTGTTGGGGTTGGAAAAGCGGGAGTACAGGTTCCCTTCTGCCCCCTGGAACATCTCGGCCCCGTGTTCGGCAGAGTCAAAAGTAAAACTCGAGGTCAGGTATAATGGTGTCGAGTGCTCTCGGTGCTGAGACTGTCGCGTTTGTGTTCGGACGGCCAACGTCTCAAAGTTTGCTGAACTCATAGTAGGGTGAAATGGAAAGAGATTTCAATGGAGGGAGAAAGGGAGTGGTATACCGAGCAGTATTTCTCCGCGCTTAAATCAATCGCCTTGGCGACTTTCTCTCGGTCGAGGTCTCCCCCAAACTCGAATTCCACACGAATGGAGGTAAAGGCATTTGGGGGTTCCGTGGTTCGCTCCCCTTCTGCCGAAGCCTTGAAGGAGGTTACCTCTTGCTTCCTCTTTTTAAGGATGTTCAGCACATCGATGGACATGCAACCTGCTAGGGACGTGAGCAAGAGCTCCATAGGACGGAAGCCGGCCGCATCCGCTCCGCTGAGGGCCGGACTAGCAACGATGTCCAACGGCAAAGCGCCGGAAGGTGTGCTGAATTGAAAGGGCTCGTTTTGGATGATTTCTACCTTCATTTTCGTTCTGTTTTTAGATCGAGAGTGGTAGAAAAAGGAATAGCCTCTTTCAACAAATAGTCAAAAGAGGCTATGAATGTCTTTTGAATTATCTGCACCCGATTGCCGGGTTGGATTTAGCACCTTCTTGAATTTCAAGGGTTGCTAAGGTTTCTCAGGGCCAGTCCCTCCACCTTTCTCGATAACTATTTAAAATAACGGTGTCTCCTTTCGAAGACGCTTACAAAGCTATGACATTTTTTGAAACGCCCTGCGGCAAGGATACGCTTACTGCACCAATAGCTTCCTATGGGAAACGCGATCACCGCTTCGAACCTCGACGGTGAATATTCCGCGGGCTAAGCCATCGAGCCGTAGGCTCAAAGTCTCTTGACTGGTCTGCCCCGTCCAAACACGACGGCCTTCCACATCATATACCGTGATTTCTTTTTGCCCTACGGGCAGATGCGAGATCGTCACCGCCTCGGAGCTCGGATTCGGGAACAGAGTCCACGTCGCTTCTGCGCGCTCTTCGAATAATCCAATAGTGCTTTGGCCATAGAGGTAGATCGATCCAGAGCGCTCCATGAAGGCCCCGCCCTGTGCGTCTTCATCGTCTTTCCAGGCGCCCACGACCAAGCCCTGAGAGGATATTCCCAAGGTATCAAAGGAGGAAAGAGCTACGGTGCGGCCAAAGTGATCTCCGGCAAAGCGATCCGATGAAATGATCTTTTGACTTTGACTCCACATGCCTGTAGCATCTGGGGTATACAAGAATACTGCGCCCCCTGAAGAGTCAATAACGGCTTGACCATTGAGGTCGTCGATATCGCGGAATGCGCCCACGGCAATGATTCCAGGGACCACATCTATGGCTTGTCCAAAGCCTTCGCCCCCCTCATAATCACTGCTCACGATTTTCTGCAATTCGATGACGCTGGCCGATCCGTACAAGAAGATATAGGCCGTTCCCGTGTAGAGGGGTCCGGTTGAAGTGGCTTCGTCAAAGGCTGAGCCCACGACCAAGGTTCCAAAGGTGCTTTCCACGGCTACATGAATGCCGAAATAGTCTCCCGTAGCACGGTCTTGTGGGACCAATTTCGAGTACTCGTTCCAGGTGGTTCCATTGAATTCATAGAGATAGGCCGCTCCGGCAAGGTTCATGAAGTTTCCGCCTGCGGCATCGTTGTCGTGCCACGGTGCACCGACCAGGATAAGGTGGCCTGAAATATCCACATGGTAGCCAAAGCCGTCCACTGCTGCCCGGTCTGAAGCGACAATTTTTTGCTCGAGGATGTACTGTCCTTGGGCGTTGCGTCGGTAAACGTAGACGGCACCTGCGGCATTCATGGAATTTTGACCGTTGGCATCTAAATCTTCTCCGTGGGAGGCAATGACTAGTGCATCGTCAGACATGGAAATGGCGGCCCCGAAGGCGTCTCCTTGGCTTCGATCCGGACTGACAATTTTTTGACTGATGATCCACGAAGATCCGTTGAAGGTGTAGATGTACACGGCTCCAGCGGCGGCGATGGGGTTGCTTCCCGAGGCGTCCAACTGGTGCTGGGGCGCGCCAACCGCAGCGTAATCGCCGCTAATGGCAACATCGGTTCCGAAGAAGTCCCGAGTTCCGAGATCGCTCGGTAGGATATAGGGTAAATTAATTACACCGGTCAGGGTCTGTGCGTAGAACTCGACTTGACCCGGGCCCCAGTTGTGCGGAGGTGCGAATTCAAATCGGCCCGATTGCGGTGCCCCGACGATAAATACGTTCTTATCCGCATCCACGGAGTAGCCAAAGTAGTTTTCGGCTGCTCGGTTGGGCTGGACAATTTTGGATTCGTTTTGGAATTGTGCTTGAACGCTGTACGCCAGCAGCACGAGACAAAGGAGTGTGGAGGTTTTCATGGCAGTTGGTTTTTGTCCTTGTACTCACGGAGAAGAGTGCCATGAGGTTGGTTGACCTACTCCACTATGACCTCGTCGACGAAGAAAAAGCTCTCTCCTCCAGCGCCTAAATGCCAGTCCAAGAGAGCCCCCGCATTTTCAAATTCGACTTTGATGACCGCGCAATCTACCACGCCACTAGGTGCTTGAAAATTGAGTTCGGTGATTTCAATGTCATCAGACCAATCGACTCCGAGCGGCGTCTCTATTTCCTGTCGTTCCCAGGTGGTCCATCGTCCTTTTCGATCTTGTGAGGAAACGGTGACGGCCTTTGGATAGGCGATCCAAGAACGGATGTCTTTGAGCAGACTCACCTGAACCTCGGAGGCTTTCATTTTTTTATTGGCGCTCAACTGGAGTTCTGCATTTTGACCTTGAATTCCGACCCAATGGCCTTTGCGCCAATCGACATCTCCTCGAATCCCGTCCACCATAGAAGCGGGTCCTCCGGCGGTGTATTGGGGGTTCGGAACACCGCTTTCCCACCGGGCCTCAAAGCGATCATCGCGCCAAAAGACTTTGGCCCTACTCTCGTGTGCTCCGAAACCATCAACGGGCGAAGTCGCTTGAATTTCTCCAGTTCCTGTGGCGATGAGTTCCGCGCCCTTTGTTTGAATGGAACCAGAGGCCGACGCCGTCACGGATTTATCGATGGGGGATACGACCTGGCCAACGGTCTTCTTATTGATGCTGATCGGAATTTCAATGATGGGTGCTGGGGCTGTTTCGTTTTCCAAACTGTTGCGGTAAGGCTGCCCTTGTCCGAACGATGTTGGGGATTCACTTCGTTCAACGGTCCAGGTTCCGCCTTTCAAAAGGGTCTCGTGATCAATCCACGTGGCTTGAAGATCCTCATCGGTAAACCAGGACTTCAGGTATTTACCCGTTCCACCGACATGAGCGTTCAGTGGAGCTCCATTCGGCAAAGTGATTTCCATTCGATCCCAAAACGGCGTGGAAACGGCATAACGAGCCTCGCCGGGAACCAAGGGGTACAGTCCCCAACTGGCCATGACAAACCAAGCACTCATTTGACCGCAGTCTTCATTTCCAGAAAGACCGTCCGGAGCATTCTGATAAAATTGCTCCATGATAGACCAAACGCGTTCCTGTGTTTTGTGGACACTATCCGTGCTGTTGTAGAGGTAGGCAATGTGGTGCGAGGGTTCGTTGCCGTGGGCGTACTGGCCGTAGAGACCGGTAATGTCTGCCTGGGTTCGGCCCGTGGTTTCGCGTGGAGCATTGAACAGCTTTTCCAGTTGACCGTAGAGGGCGTCGTTGCCGGATGGGGCATCTAAATACTGCTCCAAAAGCCCTTTCCAATAGTCGAGGTCATGTACCGGTGCAAAACTGTATTGATAGCTGTTGGCCTCGGTGTAGTGGTTGTTGACCTGACTCGGGTTAAAATCGGCGAGGAATTGACCGTTGTCTCGAGCGCGCATCCAACCGGTTTCGGGATCAACCAAGGACCGGTAAGCTGTGGCGCGCTGATTGTATTCCGCCCCCATTTCGGGGTCCCCGAGTAGGTTTGCGGCCCAAGAAATACAGGCGTCGTCGTAGGCGTATTCCAAGGTTTTGGAAACGGATTCACTTTCATCTTCCATGGACAAGAACCCCTTTTCTATATAGTCCAGAAGGCCACTTCGATCGTAGGTCGCTGTGGCATCGAGGGCCTCCAAAGCTCGGGCCGTATCGATGGGATATCCTTTGGCTAAGGCGTCCGCTATGACCGAAACACTGTGGTAACCGATCATGCAATTGGTTTCGTTGGCGGCGAGTTCCCAAATGGGCAATCGGCCGTACTGGTCATACATGTCCAAGAAGCCGTTCAAAAAGGCCTGGGTGCGCTCAGGTTGCGTAATGACGTATAGCGGATGCGCGGTTCTGTAGGTGTCCCACAGAGAAAAAATGGTGTAGTGCTCGTAGGTCGTGTCGGTGTGAATGGCATCGTCCAAGCCGCGATAGCGCCCGTCCACATCGCTCCACAAATTGGGAACGCTGTACGCGTGGTACAGGGAAGTGGCGTAGATGGCCCTCCAATCCGCATCGCGATGATAGACATAGCTTTTGTCGAGTTCCGCCGCCCATTCCGCTCGGGTTCTGGCCCTAAGGGCCGCGAAGTCGTAGGCCAAGCCCTCCGCTCCAAAGTTTTTCACGGCTCCATCGATATCTGTACCACTCATTCCGATGTACAGTTCAACGGTGTCCACAAAACCGAAGTCCAGCGTAAAGTGGAGTGAGTCGACCTCCGCCGTTTGAGCGGGCAGGTTGGACTCGAAATAGAAATGGAGCTTTTGGTTTTGTGCCCATCCGCGGCTGTAGCGATGTCCTTGCCAACTGCTGTCCGATAGGACTTCAAAAGAGGTGCTCAGCTCGTAGTCCCGATGGTCAAGATCCACATCGAGAACGGCCCGATGACCTTCTGGGAAAACCACTCGCAAAATGCCTGTTCGTGGGCCTGCGGTGGATTCTAGAAGGATGCCATTTTCTAGGGTCACGCTATAGTGTCCCGCGCTGGCGCGCTCCGAGGATTTGTCCATGTGGAGAAGTGCCCCATCGGCCCGTGAGGGCCCAATCAAAAGATCCCCATAGTCTCCGATGCCTGTTCCGCTGAGGTGGGTGAGGCTGAATCCGAGGAGGACGCTGTCCGTGTAGTGGTATCCGCTGCAGCCGTCCCAGCCTTCGAGGCGGGTGTTGGGTCCGAGTTGCATCATGCCGAACGGGGATTGCGCGGAGGGGTGGGTGTGGCCGTGACCTCCGGTGCCGATGAAGGGATTGATATCGTCTACGCTTGTAGGCTGTGAGTGCTGGGCTTGAAGGCCAAACGCGGTGAACAGTGCAAGTAGGAGAAACGAGAGACGGCGCATAAATCGAGGTCTTGTGCCGCCAAAGAAAGGAATCTTTGGTTAGTTTAGGAGCATGTTCCAGAATAAAACCATCTTCCGCACCGCCCTTGCTGTGGCCCTCGCGGGGTTCCTTTTTGGCTTTGATACGGTCGTCATCAGCGGAGCCAATGAACCCATTCAAAAGCTCTGGAATACCAGTTCTTGGTTCCATGGATTTTTCATCATGTCCATGGCCTTGTGGGGGACTGTGGTTGGCGCTCTATTCGGGGGCATTCCCTGTGACCGCTACGGTCGCCGAAAGACCCTCATTGGCATCGGAATCCTCTTTACCCTTTCCGCGGTGGGTTCGGCTGTGGCTTGGGACCCGTACAGCTTCAGCTTTTTCCGCTTCATCGGCGGTTTGGGTGTTGGAGCCTCTTCGGTTGCCGCCCCCATTTACATTTCCGAAATCAGCGGATCCAAAGAGCGGGGACGCCTCGTGGCCCTTTACCAGTTCAACCTGGTGCTCGGAATCCTCATCGCCTTCATCAGTAACTACCTTTTTCACGGGGTAGGAGGAGAGGACGACTGGCGTTGGATGGTCGGCATCGAGGCCCTTCCTGCGGCCCTCTACACCATCTTTGTCATCTTCGTGCCCCAGAGTCCTCGATGGCTCTATATTCATCAGCGAGACGAGCGCGGGGCGCTCGAGGTTCTTCAGGGCCTACGGCCCGATGAAGGTGCCGCCCAAGCCGTTCTAGACCAAATCAAAGCTTCAGACGATCGGCACGCTCATGAACGCAGTGAGCGCCTTTGGAAACGCGAATACCGCCGTCCTCTTCTACTGGCTTTTTTGATCGCCTTTTTCAATCAGGTGAGTGGAATCAATTTCGTGCTCTACTACGCTCCGGTCATCTTGGAGCAAAGCGGTCTGGCCACCGGAGAATCGCTGTTCAGCTCCATTGCCATTGGGGGCATCAACCTGCTCTTCACCTTTGTTGGATTGTCCTTGATTGACCGCGCGGGCCGACGGCAATTGCTCTACCTCGGTTCCTTTGGCTACATCATCAGCTTGAGCCTCATTTCCTATGGGTACTACACCGGCGCGTCGTCTGGATTTATTCTCGTCTTCATCTTGATGTTTATCGCCTCTCACGCGGTGGGTCAGGGAGCCGTAATCTGGGTCTTCATATCCGAGATTTTCCCGAATCAAGTGCGAGCCAAAGGACAGGCCTGGGGCGTGAGCACGCATTGGGTCATGGCGGCCATCATAACCCTCGTGGGACAGGTCATCATCGATGCCTTTCCACCGGGTTTCATCTTTGCGCTGTTTGCTGGATTTATGGTCCTTCAGCTCGCCTTCACCCATTTCCTCATGCCGGAAACAAAGGGCGTTTCCCTAGAACAGCTCGAAGAGGATGTGCAGGGCTCTTAGTCGTTTTTCTTGAAGAACTTCGCCGGATTACCGTACCAGATTTCGTGATCTCCAACGTTGGAGCGAACTTGAGAACAGGCGCCGATAATGGCGTTTTTACCGATGCTGAAGCCGGGCATTAGGGTGACATTGGCACCAATCAGCGCCCCGTCGTGAATGCTTCCAACGGACTTGTTGTCCCCTTCTTGCAGATTAGGGGTATCGGCCAAGACAAAGCCGTATTTTACACTGACGCGACTGCCCACCGAAGCGTTCGCGCTGATGGTGCATCGACTACCGAACGATGTATGGTCTCCCACGGTAACGTTCTCGCGCATTTCACAATAGGCGGTCAGCTTGCAGTTGCTTCCGATCTTGGCGCCTTCACGAATAATGCAGAAAGGACCAATGATCGTGTTAGCTCCAATCTCAACGTTTTCCTCAATCAAGGCGAGTTCGTGAATTTCCGCGCTAGGGTCTATGCCCTTTTGGTCCCTGCTCATATTCTTATCTTTATTTACTGCAACGTGTTGCAAGTTCTAAAAATGATTGCAGATTGGCTCTCCCGGCCATAGATATATGTTTATGAATGTACTTCTCTTTGGCGCAAGCGGCATGGTCGGCCGAGGCGTTTTGCTCGAATGTTTGGACCACCCTCAGGTAAAATCGGTTACCGCTGTGGTCCGACGTCCACTGGAAGATCAGCACCCCAAGCTCAAGCAAGTTGAACACCAAGATTTTGAGAATTTTGAATCACTTCGCGCTGAATTTCAGGACGTCGATGCCTGTTTCTACTGCATGGGAGTGAGTTCAGCCGGGATGGATGAAGCGAAATACACCAAGTTGACGTACGACTACGGTATGGCCGCTGGCCGCTTACTCCATGAGGTTAATTCGGACATGACCTTTACTTATGTATCCGGCCAAGGAACGGACTCTACGGAAAAGGGTCGGACCATGTGGGCGAGGGTCAAAGGAAAGCTGGAGAACGACCTCCTTGGGCTTGGGTTCAGGCGTGCGGTGATGTTTCGGCCCGGAGGTATAATTCCGCGCCGCGGCATTAAATCGCGGACCCCACTTTACCAGTTCGTGTACGACTGGTTCGGATGGCTTCTATGGCTGATGGAGAAGCTGGCCCCGAACTCCATCACGGATACCACCAAGATCGGACTCGCCATGATCAACGTGCATTTATACGGCACAGATAAGAGCATTCTGGATCCCGCAGACATCAATGCATTGGCTGAGCGCGCCGACTGATTTAGGTAAGGTTTCCTATATTGGGGAAAACCTAAGCCATGAAAAACAACTACTTAGCCTCTTGGGCACTCAGTCTTACTGCCCTATTCTTTTCTTTTTCTTCGTTTGGTCAGTGGACCAAAGTCACCACTCCTTGGGAGACTTTTGCACATACGGCACTTACGGTTGGCGACGAAGTTTGGATTATTGGTGGAGCCGATCCCTTTACCGCAGAGCCCATTGATAGTATCATGGTGTTGGATATCAACACGAATACGATGATCGAGTCCATCGAAGGATGGGGTGCCGGAGGATATCACTCCAGTGTAGAAGGAGATAGCGGTATCTATATACTGGGAGGATTTCGATCATTGGCAAACAATCCACCCGCTATATCAGATACCATGCGGGTTTACTCAAATGGATCTTGGTCTAATGTGATCATGCCCGATGTTATTGGCGCTGCTGCAGTCGTTGCCGCCCAAGGAAAGATTATCGTTGGAGGCGGATATAAAAGTCTGATGTGGAACGCGAATAACCAGGCTGTCGGGACCTTCAGTGACGATGTCTTTATTTATGACGAGGCCACGCAAACCTGGACTACAGAACACCTATCGGAACCTAGGGCATTTCTCGCGGCTGCTACGGATGGAAACAAAGTGGCTTTTGCAGGCGGGCACAACGGAATAAATTCTTCCTCAGCAGTTGTGGATTGGTATGATCTTACAACGGGAGCTTGGAGCGCAGACGTGCTTTCGCAAAACCGAGGATTTTTGTCTGCTATCTACGCTCAAGGCAAGTTTTACTTTGCCGGTGGAACCATAGTGAACATAACCCAATCCGATGTAGTGGATATTTGGGATGGTAGCGCATGGACCACGGCTCAGCTCTCTGAAAAACGCTCGCTCATGGGAATTGCTGTTTCCGGAAGCCAGCTGCTCTTTATAGGTGGTGATGAAAAGCACAACATCAACTTACTCTCCATTATTGAACCGTTAGATGTAGTAGACCATCTTAATCTAAATACCGGAGTATGGAGTACTTCTACGATGAATGATGAACGGGTAGGGGTTGCTGGAACGACTCATCAAGGAACAGTTTATGCCACCAACGGATTCTCTCCGAATTTCAATCCATCTTTAGAATATTTGGCTGTATCCACAGGCCTGGAGGATCAAAACCGCGCTTCGCAGGTGTTTCCGAATCCGTCCATTGAATCCTTTACCTGGGAATTGGGAATTGGACTCATGGAATCCTACAAACTGGAAGTGGTCAATACGCTCGGTCAGCCCATTGAGGTTTCACACCGGCTTATTGGTTCGAATAAAATAGAAATTGAGACGGCGAATCTGCCTTCCGGTTCTTATCACATGACTTTGAACTCATCAGGTCAGAGTTTTTCCGAAACATTTCTCGTTCAATAAAGCGGACTACCGCTCGTTGACGGCCATGAGGTACATGGCAATTTTCGCTTCTTGATCGTCCGAAACCTGGATTCCGTTGTTTCGCGCTTTGTTGGACATACCCTTGACCAATTTGGCCCATTGATCATCCGTGTAGCTCCCAGGGAGGTATAGTGCATGGCAGTTACTGCACACTTCTTGGTAGTGGGTTTTCCCTTCGTTGAGGGCCATAAGGGTGGCGTCGGGATACTGTTCTTGAATCCCGGCGAGGTCTGCTTCGGTAGGTGCAACGAGCTTTGAGCTACATGCCGCGAAAAGGGCAATAGAGCTAAGGATGAGTAGTTTCTTGGTCATGGCTTTTTGGTTTTGTGTCGAAAAGATATGTAGAATCCTACTTTTGTGATATGAAATGGACAGCCTTAACAATTCTTTTAATCCTTTCTACCACAGTCGGAGCACAGAATCCGTACGATGTAGATCGTAAACTGGGAAAGGAGAACGCCGCCCTTGTAGAGTTTCAATTTGGCATCTTGGATGACGCCGAACGAACCGCGTACATTGCTTCCGTAGGGAACCGATTGGTCGATGCTTTGGACACCACATACTTCCCATTTTCCTTTCAAATTGTACCTACTATTGAGCCCAATGCTTTCGCATTG from Cryomorphaceae bacterium carries:
- a CDS encoding aminotransferase class I/II-fold pyridoxal phosphate-dependent enzyme, coding for MSSANFETLAVRTQTRQSQHREHSTPLYLTSSFTFDSAEHGAEMFQGAEGNLYSRFSNPNTTEFIQKLALMEGYNHGVATASGMAAVYTALTALLQVGDHVVAASNIFGNSLYILQTLLPKMGVECTFVEVDSNLGFESAIRKNTKILFVETPANPTLKIADLQFLGDLCAAKNITFIVDNCFATPYLQKPFQFGAHLVLHSATKYIDGQGRVLGGAILGEEKRVQQCYDFIRRTGAALSPFNAWVLSKSLETLALRMDRHCQNAQGLLAFLDQHPDVVEVHYPHHADNPQLAIAQAQMSQGGGLVGCILKGGRERSARFLNALKLHSLTANLGDTRSIATHPSSTTHSKLTEEAQRAAGIDPGFIRFSVGLEHVDDILSDVEQALKQSRA
- a CDS encoding transferase; translated protein: MSRDQKGIDPSAEIHELALIEENVEIGANTIIGPFCIIREGAKIGSNCKLTAYCEMRENVTVGDHTSFGSRCTISANASVGSRVSVKYGFVLADTPNLQEGDNKSVGSIHDGALIGANVTLMPGFSIGKNAIIGACSQVRSNVGDHEIWYGNPAKFFKKND
- a CDS encoding cytochrome c; translated protein: MTKKLLILSSIALFAACSSKLVAPTEADLAGIQEQYPDATLMALNEGKTHYQEVCSNCHALYLPGSYTDDQWAKLVKGMSNKARNNGIQVSDDQEAKIAMYLMAVNER
- a CDS encoding epimerase; the protein is MNVLLFGASGMVGRGVLLECLDHPQVKSVTAVVRRPLEDQHPKLKQVEHQDFENFESLRAEFQDVDACFYCMGVSSAGMDEAKYTKLTYDYGMAAGRLLHEVNSDMTFTYVSGQGTDSTEKGRTMWARVKGKLENDLLGLGFRRAVMFRPGGIIPRRGIKSRTPLYQFVYDWFGWLLWLMEKLAPNSITDTTKIGLAMINVHLYGTDKSILDPADINALAERAD
- a CDS encoding OsmC family protein; translation: MKVEIIQNEPFQFSTPSGALPLDIVASPALSGADAAGFRPMELLLTSLAGCMSIDVLNILKKRKQEVTSFKASAEGERTTEPPNAFTSIRVEFEFGGDLDREKVAKAIDLSAEKYCSVYHSLSPSIEISFHFTLL
- a CDS encoding T9SS type A sorting domain-containing protein encodes the protein MKTSTLLCLVLLAYSVQAQFQNESKIVQPNRAAENYFGYSVDADKNVFIVGAPQSGRFEFAPPHNWGPGQVEFYAQTLTGVINLPYILPSDLGTRDFFGTDVAISGDYAAVGAPQHQLDASGSNPIAAAGAVYIYTFNGSSWIISQKIVSPDRSQGDAFGAAISMSDDALVIASHGEDLDANGQNSMNAAGAVYVYRRNAQGQYILEQKIVASDRAAVDGFGYHVDISGHLILVGAPWHDNDAAGGNFMNLAGAAYLYEFNGTTWNEYSKLVPQDRATGDYFGIHVAVESTFGTLVVGSAFDEATSTGPLYTGTAYIFLYGSASVIELQKIVSSDYEGGEGFGQAIDVVPGIIAVGAFRDIDDLNGQAVIDSSGGAVFLYTPDATGMWSQSQKIISSDRFAGDHFGRTVALSSFDTLGISSQGLVVGAWKDDEDAQGGAFMERSGSIYLYGQSTIGLFEERAEATWTLFPNPSSEAVTISHLPVGQKEITVYDVEGRRVWTGQTSQETLSLRLDGLARGIFTVEVRSGDRVSHRKLLVQ
- a CDS encoding T9SS type A sorting domain-containing protein, giving the protein MKNNYLASWALSLTALFFSFSSFGQWTKVTTPWETFAHTALTVGDEVWIIGGADPFTAEPIDSIMVLDINTNTMIESIEGWGAGGYHSSVEGDSGIYILGGFRSLANNPPAISDTMRVYSNGSWSNVIMPDVIGAAAVVAAQGKIIVGGGYKSLMWNANNQAVGTFSDDVFIYDEATQTWTTEHLSEPRAFLAAATDGNKVAFAGGHNGINSSSAVVDWYDLTTGAWSADVLSQNRGFLSAIYAQGKFYFAGGTIVNITQSDVVDIWDGSAWTTAQLSEKRSLMGIAVSGSQLLFIGGDEKHNINLLSIIEPLDVVDHLNLNTGVWSTSTMNDERVGVAGTTHQGTVYATNGFSPNFNPSLEYLAVSTGLEDQNRASQVFPNPSIESFTWELGIGLMESYKLEVVNTLGQPIEVSHRLIGSNKIEIETANLPSGSYHMTLNSSGQSFSETFLVQ
- a CDS encoding sugar porter family MFS transporter; translated protein: MFQNKTIFRTALAVALAGFLFGFDTVVISGANEPIQKLWNTSSWFHGFFIMSMALWGTVVGALFGGIPCDRYGRRKTLIGIGILFTLSAVGSAVAWDPYSFSFFRFIGGLGVGASSVAAPIYISEISGSKERGRLVALYQFNLVLGILIAFISNYLFHGVGGEDDWRWMVGIEALPAALYTIFVIFVPQSPRWLYIHQRDERGALEVLQGLRPDEGAAQAVLDQIKASDDRHAHERSERLWKREYRRPLLLAFLIAFFNQVSGINFVLYYAPVILEQSGLATGESLFSSIAIGGINLLFTFVGLSLIDRAGRRQLLYLGSFGYIISLSLISYGYYTGASSGFILVFILMFIASHAVGQGAVIWVFISEIFPNQVRAKGQAWGVSTHWVMAAIITLVGQVIIDAFPPGFIFALFAGFMVLQLAFTHFLMPETKGVSLEQLEEDVQGS
- a CDS encoding glycoside hydrolase family 92 protein, producing MRRLSFLLLALFTAFGLQAQHSQPTSVDDINPFIGTGGHGHTHPSAQSPFGMMQLGPNTRLEGWDGCSGYHYTDSVLLGFSLTHLSGTGIGDYGDLLIGPSRADGALLHMDKSSERASAGHYSVTLENGILLESTAGPRTGILRVVFPEGHRAVLDVDLDHRDYELSTSFEVLSDSSWQGHRYSRGWAQNQKLHFYFESNLPAQTAEVDSLHFTLDFGFVDTVELYIGMSGTDIDGAVKNFGAEGLAYDFAALRARTRAEWAAELDKSYVYHRDADWRAIYATSLYHAYSVPNLWSDVDGRYRGLDDAIHTDTTYEHYTIFSLWDTYRTAHPLYVITQPERTQAFLNGFLDMYDQYGRLPIWELAANETNCMIGYHSVSVIADALAKGYPIDTARALEALDATATYDRSGLLDYIEKGFLSMEDESESVSKTLEYAYDDACISWAANLLGDPEMGAEYNQRATAYRSLVDPETGWMRARDNGQFLADFNPSQVNNHYTEANSYQYSFAPVHDLDYWKGLLEQYLDAPSGNDALYGQLEKLFNAPRETTGRTQADITGLYGQYAHGNEPSHHIAYLYNSTDSVHKTQERVWSIMEQFYQNAPDGLSGNEDCGQMSAWFVMASWGLYPLVPGEARYAVSTPFWDRMEITLPNGAPLNAHVGGTGKYLKSWFTDEDLQATWIDHETLLKGGTWTVERSESPTSFGQGQPYRNSLENETAPAPIIEIPISINKKTVGQVVSPIDKSVTASASGSIQTKGAELIATGTGEIQATSPVDGFGAHESRAKVFWRDDRFEARWESGVPNPQYTAGGPASMVDGIRGDVDWRKGHWVGIQGQNAELQLSANKKMKASEVQVSLLKDIRSWIAYPKAVTVSSQDRKGRWTTWERQEIETPLGVDWSDDIEITELNFQAPSGVVDCAVIKVEFENAGALLDWHLGAGGESFFFVDEVIVE